A window of the Armatimonadota bacterium genome harbors these coding sequences:
- a CDS encoding carbohydrate ABC transporter permease encodes MAAIGWIAAVALFYVALWRGLAVAQIAIRFRLLSALATLFAGCALSLVVAQFVAEQPYRQLLLDVGLLATVYAAYWVARARMARVGIRLWRRPFGKALRSAGLHLALASGAAVFSVPFAWLIVTSFKEDIDMSKFPPVWVPKRQIERQIGDQRYPISIVHVDGRPAEAAVLENLESGEQRLRILPPDPNAGEEIVRLRSEITPIRKVGLRWENYRDALRFLPEEAEKGWAFLRNTLVLAVLNIIGIVLSSSMVAFGFARLRFPGRDAMFALMMATMMLPGAVTMLPVFLIFRSLGWVDTLNPLWVPAFFASAFSVFLFRQFMMTIPLELEEAAKLDGCTPFGIYWRVALPLIKPAMAAITIMTFLGAWNNFMGPLIYINSPEKMPVAYALQLFQTDHGGEPGMLMAACTMVMSPVVALFFFTQRYFIQGVTLTGLKG; translated from the coding sequence ATGGCGGCCATTGGATGGATAGCGGCGGTTGCGCTCTTCTACGTCGCTCTCTGGCGCGGCCTAGCGGTTGCGCAAATAGCGATTCGGTTTCGTTTGCTCTCCGCCCTTGCCACACTGTTCGCAGGATGCGCTCTCTCTCTCGTAGTCGCCCAGTTCGTAGCCGAGCAGCCGTACAGGCAACTTTTGTTGGACGTTGGCCTGCTCGCAACTGTCTATGCGGCCTACTGGGTCGCCCGTGCGCGAATGGCGCGAGTCGGCATTCGATTGTGGCGGCGTCCTTTTGGCAAAGCTCTCCGAAGCGCCGGATTGCACTTAGCGCTCGCGTCGGGCGCCGCCGTCTTCTCGGTGCCCTTCGCATGGCTGATCGTTACCTCGTTCAAAGAAGACATCGACATGTCCAAGTTCCCGCCAGTCTGGGTTCCGAAGCGCCAGATCGAGAGGCAGATCGGCGATCAGCGCTATCCCATTTCCATCGTGCATGTGGACGGTCGTCCGGCAGAGGCCGCTGTGTTGGAGAACTTGGAAAGCGGCGAGCAGAGATTGCGAATCCTGCCGCCCGACCCCAATGCAGGCGAGGAGATCGTTCGATTGCGCTCCGAAATCACACCGATACGCAAAGTCGGCCTGCGATGGGAGAACTACCGCGATGCCTTGCGCTTTCTGCCCGAAGAAGCCGAGAAAGGCTGGGCTTTCTTGCGCAATACGCTGGTTTTGGCCGTGCTCAACATTATTGGGATCGTGCTTTCCAGCTCCATGGTCGCCTTTGGCTTTGCGCGTCTGCGCTTTCCGGGGCGGGACGCGATGTTCGCCCTGATGATGGCGACGATGATGCTGCCCGGCGCAGTAACGATGCTTCCTGTATTCCTGATCTTTCGTTCGCTGGGATGGGTCGATACGCTCAATCCGCTTTGGGTTCCTGCCTTCTTTGCCAGCGCCTTCTCTGTGTTTCTGTTTCGGCAATTTATGATGACGATCCCGCTTGAATTGGAGGAAGCGGCCAAGCTGGACGGTTGCACGCCGTTCGGCATCTACTGGAGGGTCGCCTTGCCCTTAATCAAGCCCGCTATGGCCGCCATCACCATCATGACCTTCTTGGGCGCTTGGAACAACTTCATGGGGCCGCTCATCTACATCAACAGCCCAGAAAAGATGCCTGTAGCCTATGCCCTTCAGCTGTTCCAAACCGATCACGGGGGCGAGCCGGGCATGTTGATGGCGGCGTGCACCATGGTCATGTCTCCCGTGGTCGCGCTCTTCTTCTTTACTCAGCGCTACTTCATTCAGGGTGTAACGCTTACCGGCTTGAAGGGATAG
- a CDS encoding PLP-dependent transferase: MTDPELCFLESDNYPYRAIVPPIVQSSLFTWDDLEQFLKRGELEGWDYTRVGNPTIDVAERIIAQAEGAEKCMLFASGMAAVSAAVLACVKSGDHVVAVETCYGPTREFLTDYLSRFGVTVEFVSGEYPEKFRKPAKLYYLESPSSIFFNLQDIQQVAAVAKETGALVVIDNSWATPLYQNPISMGVDLVIHSTSKYLGGHSDIMGGAVAGRRELMEKVGVERRTLGGCADPFAAYLLIRGLRTLPVRMARHQETGLALASALAERPYVDAVNHPGLESHPQFELGKRQMRGYSGLFSFWLKPASRESVVRAINSLRRFRIGPSWGGPESLVVAFPEEQPPHRWVVRLSVGLEPASALLDDLDAAFDGFGA, translated from the coding sequence ATGACCGACCCCGAATTGTGCTTCTTAGAAAGCGATAATTACCCTTACCGCGCCATTGTGCCCCCGATAGTCCAGTCCTCGCTTTTCACTTGGGACGATCTCGAGCAGTTTCTAAAAAGGGGCGAGTTAGAAGGCTGGGACTATACTCGCGTGGGCAATCCGACGATCGACGTTGCGGAACGGATCATTGCCCAGGCGGAGGGAGCGGAGAAGTGCATGCTGTTTGCTTCGGGGATGGCGGCGGTGAGCGCTGCGGTATTGGCTTGCGTGAAGTCCGGGGATCATGTGGTCGCCGTTGAAACGTGCTATGGCCCGACGAGGGAGTTCTTGACCGACTATCTGTCGCGGTTTGGGGTAACGGTCGAGTTTGTGTCGGGCGAATATCCAGAAAAGTTTCGAAAGCCGGCCAAGCTCTACTATCTGGAAAGCCCTTCGAGCATCTTCTTCAACTTGCAGGACATCCAACAGGTTGCGGCAGTTGCCAAGGAGACCGGCGCGCTGGTTGTGATCGACAATAGTTGGGCGACGCCGCTCTATCAAAACCCGATCTCAATGGGAGTCGATTTGGTAATTCACTCCACCAGCAAGTACCTGGGCGGGCATAGCGACATCATGGGCGGGGCGGTGGCGGGCCGCAGGGAGTTGATGGAGAAGGTAGGCGTTGAAAGACGGACCCTTGGGGGATGCGCCGATCCGTTTGCGGCCTATCTGCTGATTAGGGGACTGAGGACGCTGCCGGTGCGAATGGCTCGGCATCAGGAGACGGGTTTGGCGCTGGCTTCGGCCTTGGCAGAGCGCCCTTATGTAGACGCCGTCAATCATCCGGGGTTGGAATCGCATCCGCAATTTGAATTGGGCAAGCGTCAGATGAGGGGCTATTCTGGCCTGTTCAGCTTCTGGCTGAAGCCTGCGTCGAGAGAGAGCGTTGTCAGGGCGATCAACTCGCTCAGGCGCTTTCGCATAGGTCCCAGTTGGGGCGGGCCGGAGAGTTTGGTCGTGGCATTTCCAGAGGAGCAGCCGCCCCATCGCTGGGTGGTTCGGCTCTCTGTGGGGCTTGAGCCGGCGAGCGCGCTGTTGGACGATCTCGATGCCGCGTTTGACGGATTTGGGGCATGA
- a CDS encoding NAD(P)H-dependent oxidoreductase, translated as MPAMKILLFCGSLRKASFNRMLTNHALEAIGSRAEVQVAEIGDLPLYNQDIDADPLPESVQRLNRQVAWADRYLFITPEYNYSIPGVLKNAIDWASRPRPNPFANKKAAIMSASPGMLGGARCQYHLRQCFVFLDLVAITSAEVFVSFAADKFDENGKLNDDRTAKAIDKLLTALLAE; from the coding sequence ATGCCCGCCATGAAGATACTCCTGTTTTGCGGCAGCCTGCGAAAGGCGTCCTTCAACCGAATGCTGACCAACCATGCCCTGGAGGCTATTGGTAGCCGCGCCGAGGTTCAAGTGGCCGAGATCGGGGACCTGCCGCTCTACAACCAGGATATCGATGCCGATCCCCTGCCCGAGTCCGTGCAACGCCTCAATAGACAAGTCGCCTGGGCCGATCGATACCTCTTCATAACTCCGGAATACAACTACAGCATCCCCGGAGTTCTAAAGAACGCGATCGACTGGGCCAGCCGACCGCGCCCGAACCCCTTTGCCAACAAGAAAGCAGCCATCATGAGCGCCTCGCCGGGCATGTTGGGCGGCGCGCGTTGCCAATATCACCTGCGGCAGTGCTTTGTCTTTCTGGACCTTGTCGCGATCACGAGCGCCGAAGTTTTCGTCTCCTTCGCCGCCGACAAGTTCGATGAGAACGGCAAACTAAACGACGACCGCACCGCTAAAGCAATCGACAAGCTGCTTACTGCCCTGTTAGCGGAGTGA
- a CDS encoding cytochrome c3 family protein, with protein MPQIFPESSNTIARASLVGGILLVAGTLVTGSQITRHSFGTDAKVAIEQPIPFSHKHHANELGIDCRYCHTTVETSKFAGIPPTETCMSCHSQIWTNSPLLEQLRNSLKDNKPIEWTRVNRLPDFVYFDHSIHVNKGISCFTCHGDVQEMQLTYKNEPFFMKFCLDCHREPELFIRPKDQVLNWKYKAEVNQRELGERLVHDFDIKKGQLTDCWTCHR; from the coding sequence ATGCCTCAGATCTTTCCTGAAAGCAGCAACACGATAGCGAGGGCGAGTTTAGTCGGCGGAATCCTGCTGGTGGCGGGCACGCTGGTTACCGGTTCGCAAATCACCCGCCACAGTTTTGGCACCGACGCCAAGGTTGCTATCGAGCAGCCCATCCCTTTTAGCCACAAGCACCACGCCAACGAGCTAGGCATCGACTGCCGCTACTGCCACACTACGGTTGAGACTTCCAAGTTTGCCGGCATCCCCCCGACCGAGACGTGCATGAGCTGCCACTCGCAGATTTGGACGAACAGTCCCTTGTTGGAGCAGTTGCGCAACAGCCTGAAGGACAATAAGCCGATCGAGTGGACACGGGTGAATCGACTGCCCGATTTCGTCTACTTCGACCACTCCATCCATGTGAACAAGGGGATCAGCTGCTTCACCTGTCATGGGGATGTGCAGGAGATGCAACTGACCTATAAGAACGAGCCGTTCTTTATGAAGTTTTGTCTCGATTGCCACCGCGAGCCGGAGCTTTTCATTCGGCCCAAGGATCAAGTCTTGAACTGGAAGTACAAGGCAGAGGTCAACCAGCGCGAGTTGGGCGAGCGGCTGGTGCACGATTTCGACATCAAGAAGGGGCAGCTAACGGATTGCTGGACGTGCCATCGCTAA
- a CDS encoding TAT-variant-translocated molybdopterin oxidoreductase, producing the protein MSDKTTLQALRDKLAGKQPGGYWRSLEELAGSEELARYADDEFPHRESLVNGMDRRSFVKLMGASVALAGLAGCRRLPADHIVPYVRHPEEIVPGKALYYASSFVLGGYALGVLVESHEGRPTKIEGNPIHPASLGSTEVFSQASILNLYDPDRAQAIKQFGTTRSMAQMMSALRGALARQMDKKGAGLRILTETVSSPTLARLIDNFLVEYPEGRWIQYDPVNEDNLWVGMKAAYGRYVQPVYDFTKPKVILSVDCDFMVELPGSVRYSRDFSAQRQIRDDKHDMPRLYALKSAPNVTASLADHKLTVKPSEAEAIVWSVAAAMGMSVNAPSTEHQGWASAVASDLRAAGAEALVIAGPRCSPQTQTLVMQMNEALGAMGNTVRLVEPVLPKVEEQTASMMALAQEMRAGTVDCLIMLGGNPAYNAPADAEFAQSLETISKKDGAFTLRLGMHDDETAGISQWVAPDAHYLESWSDAVAFDGTVSLVQPLIEPLYSAVSPLDLFCAIEGKGRTAYDAVKDYWKAAMPRADFDKFWRKCVHDGMIAGTSAKVASVSASGGAQPPKLNQGMELILAADPTVYDGRYANNGWLQELSKPVTSLCWDNACLLGVRKAQELGIENQTMVNLKVGERSVKAAAFVVPGHPNEAVTLHLGYGRRRGGEVAVGYGFDAYAVRNSDHPWAAPVEVEKIGGEYLLAFTTNHNVIWHGQKGEDTQFGRDIIRTHDLHGEHDDSGHHGHHGELRSMYPEREWDGYKWAMVIDTNLCNGCNACVMACQAENNINIVGKDEVRRHREMQWIRIDRYYQGDVDNPETYHVPLPCMHCEQAPCEPVCPVAATVHSAEGLNQMVYNRCVGTRYCSNNCPYKVRRFNYFKYGYLKDKYDLELPVLKLMRNPNVTVRGRGVMEKCTYCVQRINAGRIEAKKANRRLKDHEVVTACQQACPTKAIEFGDMADPESAVSKLRAQEQHYSLLEDLGTKPRTTYLGRYRNNNTELEKA; encoded by the coding sequence ATGAGCGACAAGACCACGTTGCAGGCGCTAAGGGACAAGTTGGCAGGGAAGCAGCCAGGAGGCTATTGGCGAAGCTTAGAAGAGCTGGCCGGGTCGGAGGAGCTCGCCCGATACGCCGACGACGAGTTTCCGCATCGCGAATCGCTGGTCAACGGTATGGATCGGCGTTCGTTCGTCAAACTGATGGGCGCATCTGTGGCGCTGGCCGGGTTGGCGGGATGTCGCCGTTTGCCGGCCGACCACATTGTCCCCTATGTTCGCCATCCAGAGGAGATCGTTCCGGGCAAAGCGCTTTACTATGCGAGTTCGTTCGTTCTGGGCGGCTATGCATTGGGCGTGCTGGTAGAGAGCCACGAAGGGCGCCCGACCAAGATCGAGGGAAATCCGATTCATCCTGCCAGCCTGGGTTCGACCGAAGTTTTTTCTCAGGCTTCCATCTTGAATCTGTACGATCCCGACCGGGCGCAGGCGATCAAACAGTTTGGCACCACGCGGTCGATGGCGCAGATGATGAGCGCATTGCGCGGCGCCTTGGCGCGGCAGATGGACAAGAAGGGCGCCGGACTGCGCATTTTGACGGAGACGGTCAGCTCGCCCACCTTGGCACGGCTGATTGATAACTTCTTGGTCGAATACCCCGAGGGTCGATGGATTCAGTACGATCCGGTTAACGAGGATAACCTGTGGGTCGGGATGAAGGCGGCTTATGGTCGGTACGTTCAACCGGTCTACGATTTTACCAAGCCCAAGGTCATTCTATCGGTCGATTGCGACTTTATGGTCGAACTTCCGGGCAGCGTGCGCTACAGTCGAGATTTTTCCGCACAGCGCCAGATTAGGGACGACAAGCACGACATGCCGAGGCTTTATGCGCTCAAATCCGCTCCAAACGTTACCGCTTCGCTTGCGGATCACAAGCTCACTGTAAAGCCTTCAGAGGCGGAGGCTATCGTATGGTCGGTTGCCGCGGCGATGGGGATGTCGGTCAACGCGCCCTCGACCGAACATCAGGGCTGGGCTTCGGCTGTCGCCAGCGATTTGCGAGCAGCGGGCGCCGAGGCGTTGGTGATCGCAGGGCCGCGGTGCTCGCCTCAAACGCAGACTTTGGTCATGCAGATGAACGAGGCGCTGGGCGCGATGGGAAATACGGTTCGCCTGGTCGAACCTGTGCTGCCCAAAGTCGAAGAGCAAACAGCGTCGATGATGGCATTAGCCCAAGAGATGCGGGCGGGAACGGTCGATTGCCTGATAATGTTGGGCGGAAATCCGGCCTACAATGCGCCCGCAGATGCCGAGTTTGCACAGTCGCTCGAGACGATTTCTAAGAAGGACGGCGCCTTTACTCTTCGCTTGGGAATGCACGACGACGAAACAGCCGGGATCAGCCAATGGGTGGCGCCCGACGCGCACTACTTAGAGTCGTGGAGCGATGCCGTGGCGTTTGACGGCACTGTTTCGCTCGTTCAACCTCTTATCGAGCCGCTGTATAGCGCAGTCTCGCCCCTCGATCTGTTCTGTGCGATCGAAGGCAAAGGCCGCACGGCTTACGATGCGGTCAAGGACTATTGGAAGGCGGCGATGCCTCGCGCAGATTTCGATAAGTTCTGGCGAAAGTGCGTTCACGATGGCATGATCGCCGGTACGAGCGCCAAGGTTGCGAGCGTGTCTGCAAGCGGAGGTGCCCAGCCGCCCAAGTTGAACCAAGGGATGGAGCTGATCTTGGCTGCCGATCCGACAGTCTACGACGGTCGATATGCCAACAACGGCTGGCTGCAGGAATTGTCGAAGCCTGTTACGAGCCTTTGTTGGGACAACGCCTGCCTCCTCGGCGTTCGAAAAGCGCAAGAGTTGGGAATCGAGAATCAGACGATGGTCAACCTTAAAGTCGGAGAGCGCTCGGTAAAGGCCGCTGCTTTTGTCGTGCCGGGCCATCCGAACGAGGCCGTAACGCTTCATTTGGGATACGGGCGTCGGCGCGGCGGAGAGGTAGCGGTCGGCTACGGATTTGACGCTTATGCGGTGAGGAATTCCGACCATCCTTGGGCTGCGCCGGTAGAGGTTGAGAAGATCGGCGGCGAGTATCTTTTGGCCTTTACGACCAACCACAACGTGATCTGGCACGGTCAAAAAGGCGAGGACACGCAGTTTGGCCGAGACATTATTAGAACGCACGATTTGCACGGCGAGCACGACGACAGCGGACATCACGGCCATCATGGCGAACTGCGATCGATGTATCCCGAGCGCGAGTGGGACGGCTACAAATGGGCGATGGTGATCGATACCAACCTGTGCAACGGATGCAACGCCTGCGTGATGGCTTGCCAAGCCGAGAACAACATCAACATTGTTGGAAAGGATGAAGTCCGCCGCCATCGCGAGATGCAGTGGATACGGATCGATCGCTACTATCAGGGCGACGTGGACAATCCGGAGACGTATCACGTGCCTTTGCCGTGTATGCATTGCGAACAGGCGCCGTGCGAGCCTGTTTGTCCGGTGGCGGCGACGGTCCACAGCGCAGAGGGTCTCAATCAAATGGTCTACAACCGATGCGTAGGCACTCGGTATTGCTCCAACAACTGTCCTTACAAAGTTCGCCGCTTCAACTACTTCAAGTACGGCTATTTGAAAGACAAGTACGATCTGGAGCTTCCGGTTTTGAAGCTGATGCGCAATCCAAACGTTACCGTGCGCGGCCGAGGCGTGATGGAGAAGTGCACCTACTGCGTGCAGCGCATCAACGCGGGACGAATCGAAGCGAAAAAGGCGAACCGTCGGCTCAAGGATCACGAGGTCGTTACCGCGTGCCAGCAGGCATGTCCGACCAAGGCGATCGAGTTTGGCGACATGGCCGATCCTGAGAGCGCGGTCAGCAAGCTGCGGGCGCAAGAGCAGCACTACTCGCTGCTCGAGGATTTGGGCACCAAGCCGCGCACGACTTATCTCGGGCGATATCGCAACAACAACACCGAACTGGAGAAGGCATAA
- the nrfD gene encoding polysulfide reductase NrfD: protein MAAQPASVIDGPMIEGQQTYGTITEHIGDIPAKSPPAPWYFGAAFGFGLLGVMVLTIGSLLYNGIGIWGVNVPVGWGFDIINFVWWIGIGHAGTLISAILLLLRQQWRTSINRFAETMTLFAVMCAGLFPLLHTGRPWVAYWLVPYPNIMAVWPNFRSPLVWDVFAVTTYLTVSALFWYVGLIPDLATMRDRAKSKVKQVVTGMLAMGWRNSAAHWFRYETAYLLLAGLSTPLVISVHSIVSLDFAVSLMPGWHTTIFPPYFVAGAIYSGFAMVLTFMIPVRRWYKMENFVTMKHIDWMAKVMLATGLIVLYGYGMEAFMAWYSGSLWEELMFENRTTGRFGLSYWLLILCNGVIPQLLWLPRFRHHMGVLFFISLVINVGMWLERFVIVVTSLHHDFLPSSWGMYYPTIWDLGMFAGTIGFFTFMMFLFLRFLPMIAVFEMRDLWHKVKPDGHGDRHAPVPTGKS, encoded by the coding sequence ATGGCCGCTCAACCTGCCAGCGTGATTGACGGGCCAATGATCGAGGGTCAGCAGACCTATGGCACGATCACCGAGCACATAGGCGATATTCCGGCTAAAAGCCCGCCTGCGCCGTGGTATTTCGGCGCCGCGTTTGGGTTTGGATTGCTGGGAGTCATGGTGCTGACCATCGGCTCCTTGCTGTACAACGGTATCGGCATTTGGGGCGTTAACGTACCGGTCGGCTGGGGCTTTGACATTATCAACTTTGTCTGGTGGATCGGAATCGGACACGCGGGCACGCTGATTTCGGCGATTCTGTTGCTGCTGCGGCAGCAATGGCGCACGTCGATCAACCGTTTTGCCGAGACGATGACGCTCTTTGCAGTCATGTGCGCCGGTCTGTTCCCGCTGTTGCACACAGGTCGTCCGTGGGTGGCTTATTGGCTGGTGCCCTACCCCAACATCATGGCGGTCTGGCCCAACTTTCGCAGCCCTCTGGTGTGGGACGTTTTTGCGGTTACGACCTACCTGACCGTGTCGGCGCTGTTCTGGTACGTTGGATTGATCCCCGACCTTGCGACGATGCGCGACCGCGCAAAGAGCAAAGTGAAGCAGGTTGTAACGGGGATGCTGGCGATGGGCTGGCGCAACTCCGCCGCGCACTGGTTCCGATACGAGACGGCCTATCTGCTCTTGGCGGGACTGTCGACTCCGCTGGTCATCTCGGTGCACTCTATCGTTAGCTTAGACTTTGCGGTTTCACTGATGCCCGGTTGGCACACGACCATTTTCCCGCCTTACTTTGTTGCGGGCGCGATTTACTCGGGCTTTGCGATGGTGCTGACCTTTATGATCCCCGTCCGTCGATGGTACAAGATGGAGAACTTTGTAACCATGAAGCACATCGACTGGATGGCCAAGGTGATGCTGGCGACCGGTTTGATCGTGCTGTACGGCTATGGGATGGAAGCGTTTATGGCTTGGTACAGCGGCAGCCTTTGGGAAGAACTGATGTTTGAGAACCGGACGACCGGTCGATTTGGGCTGTCCTACTGGCTCCTGATTCTGTGCAACGGCGTCATCCCGCAACTGTTGTGGCTCCCGCGATTTAGGCATCATATGGGCGTACTGTTCTTCATCTCGCTGGTGATCAACGTCGGGATGTGGCTGGAGCGGTTCGTGATCGTCGTAACCAGTCTGCATCACGACTTTCTGCCCTCGTCTTGGGGCATGTACTATCCGACGATTTGGGATCTTGGGATGTTTGCGGGCACCATCGGGTTCTTTACCTTCATGATGTTCTTGTTCCTCCGATTCTTGCCCATGATCGCCGTGTTCGAGATGCGCGATCTGTGGCACAAAGTCAAGCCAGACGGGCACGGCGATCGCCATGCGCCGGTTCCGACGGGGAAGAGCTGA
- a CDS encoding DUF3341 domain-containing protein, whose protein sequence is MSEAIYGLIAEFKDEHDLMSAAERVREQGYKRVDAFSPFPIHGLAETLGIDDHRVPLIVTFAALAGAAGGFLMQYWISVVDYPLNIGGRPDLSWPYFIPITFECMVLSAAFGAVLGMLGLNGLPQPHHPLFDAPNFDRASNDRFFICIESKDPKFEREQTEAFLKTLNAENVAEVSL, encoded by the coding sequence ATGAGCGAAGCTATCTACGGACTGATTGCAGAGTTTAAGGACGAGCACGACCTGATGAGCGCGGCCGAACGTGTGCGCGAGCAGGGTTACAAGCGCGTCGATGCCTTTTCGCCGTTCCCGATCCATGGTTTGGCAGAGACTTTAGGCATCGACGACCATCGCGTGCCCTTGATCGTAACCTTCGCCGCCTTGGCCGGCGCGGCGGGCGGCTTCTTAATGCAGTACTGGATCTCGGTTGTGGACTATCCGCTCAATATCGGCGGGCGGCCCGATCTGAGCTGGCCGTACTTCATTCCGATTACCTTCGAGTGCATGGTGCTGAGCGCGGCGTTCGGAGCCGTGTTAGGCATGTTGGGACTGAACGGACTTCCTCAGCCGCATCATCCCCTGTTCGACGCCCCTAACTTCGATCGCGCCTCGAACGACCGGTTCTTTATCTGTATAGAATCGAAGGACCCCAAGTTTGAGCGAGAGCAGACGGAGGCGTTTCTGAAGACCTTGAATGCCGAGAACGTTGCCGAGGTGAGCTTATGA
- a CDS encoding cytochrome c yields the protein MRRLVATVGSVLIVAGLTGCHTDMWVQPRVKTLSKSDFFKDGSSARMPVKNTVAWGNLREDEAYYTGKLPTGKYVQELPFELTKDVLLRGRERYDVFCAPCHGKVGDGQGMIAQRGFNQKRPVATLHQDRLRQAQLGYFFETITNGFGVMYSYASRIPVEDRWKIAAYIRALQLSQNATYADVPQEVLPELIEKGKVDLTPKKEAPASDH from the coding sequence ATGAGGCGATTGGTCGCCACCGTGGGCAGTGTCTTGATCGTGGCTGGATTGACGGGTTGCCACACCGACATGTGGGTTCAGCCAAGGGTCAAAACACTCTCAAAAAGCGACTTCTTCAAGGACGGTTCGTCGGCTCGGATGCCAGTCAAGAACACGGTTGCATGGGGCAACTTGCGGGAAGACGAGGCTTACTACACGGGCAAGCTTCCGACCGGCAAGTACGTTCAGGAGCTTCCGTTCGAACTAACGAAAGATGTTCTGCTACGGGGTCGGGAGCGATACGACGTCTTTTGCGCGCCGTGCCACGGCAAAGTCGGGGACGGCCAAGGCATGATCGCTCAGAGAGGTTTCAATCAGAAGAGGCCGGTGGCCACGCTCCATCAAGATCGTCTTCGGCAGGCCCAGTTGGGCTACTTCTTCGAGACGATTACGAACGGATTTGGCGTGATGTATTCCTATGCGTCCAGAATTCCGGTTGAGGATCGCTGGAAGATCGCGGCCTACATTCGAGCGTTACAACTGAGTCAGAATGCGACCTATGCCGACGTGCCGCAAGAGGTGTTGCCCGAACTGATCGAGAAGGGCAAGGTCGATCTAACGCCCAAGAAGGAGGCGCCTGCCAGTGACCACTAA